Sequence from the Nasonia vitripennis strain AsymCx chromosome 5, Nvit_psr_1.1, whole genome shotgun sequence genome:
TCCGATGAAAAGCGCACTgattatgaatataataatagcgATAAGCTATTTATTAAACTTCTAatcttattaaaataaaaacaaaaaataacctCACACGCGCGTCTCCGATCGATATACATATCGCGAAAGcttcttttctttccttcGAGCAAACATAATCCGATAGGTCGGTGTATGTCCTCAATTTGGTataatgaattttttccacacACCAGAACTCGAGGTGCACTTCACAACCAGTCATGTTTGCACTAGAGCGGGATTCGAGGCAATAAGCGAGATTGACCCGAAGCAAAGTCAAACGCGTGATTGATCTTCGCTATCAGGAAAGTTAAAAGATTAAAACAATACACACGTTGCAATTTGATCAGCGCGTGCCCCCCTCATGTGGTTTGTTTAAATATCGGAATTTTTACTTTGTTCGCTGTTTTTCTTCGCCGTGTGTGTTCACTAGGTCACATTACAATGACAAAACCCGGGAGTAGCGAATTTTCTCTGAACTTGCGTGACGCGAGTTCGCGCGTCTGTATGAGTCTGTGATTGATTCCTTATCGTCgaattttatgaattattCAGGGCTGGACGATTTAAATGCATCGCGCACATGTTATTTTTTGAGCTGTGTATCGCAGAAACTCGCAAGTTTCCCCGACGATTATACGTACAGCCGATATGTACCTTTTATCTATTCGATTAGGCGTTGCGTAGTTTTCGTTAGCGTTACATAAAGAGTCTCAATATATTTGGATTAATCAGTTCTTACTCTATGTAATCAGTATACGCCTTTCCAGCCCAGAAGCTCGAATCAAAAGCCAAGGTTCGCTTATGGCCGGATTAAGATAAtcataaaagaaaatataaaagctCGATCACGACTCGTCCGCGAAGTCACTCGACCAACCGCTGAGCTATCGTCGGAAAATTTGCATCTCGACGCAAGGTACACCTTGCCCTCTTTCGGTTTTCAACCCGGCGCTTTTGCGCGcgattcaaattcaaatttatctCAGTCGCGCTCGTGCGGATTTCACGGCCGGAGCGTTGCCAGGCGAAAATCGTCTGGAGATTGTGCGCCGATATTGAGGAGCTGCGTGTACCACTTTGTTTTTTACTCTCGATTTCGCAACTGACCGCGGCCGGTATGTGGGATTTTAATTTCGAGATATTCTGCAGAAGATGGATATGCGCATGCCAGACTTATAGGATTTCACGGCGCGGTGGAACTGGTTTTCTTCCTCGAGAGTCTACCAGCCGAAGGATTTACGCAAATATTTGGAGAATCGGCGAAACCTTGGAAGGCAGATCGTTTCTCTCCGTGAGCAGTTTTTTCAGTGCGGAACtacgcggagagagaaaaaacaaatcataAACACATAACACACGTACTCTGCGAGCGACAATGAAGATTCGAAATTCACCGCAGCCGAAGCGTAAATAAACGAGAATATATTTGCGCGACCATAAAGCAATCTCCAGGCTCGCCTCGCCCGAGTAATAAAAGCCGCACGAGCGAGTTCCTGGTCGCGTGTCTCGAATAGAAATTCACACTTGTTCTCACTGGATCCTTACCTGAAAATTTTTATACGTTGTACAGACACTTCAACAGACGTGATGGTACACCGTCGCGACGAAGCGTTGCGCATACGTGCCCGATAAGATTACGCGGCGCATGAGGTTATCAGATCCACACCCGTTCAGCTCACCTGTTGACGTATAAAGGTGACCGCACCGGTTAATATCCTACACGCGCTGAGAAACGATCGACGAAAGTACACACATAGctataacaataaataaaaatgctaAGCCTGTTCAAACCGGGGCGGCTCTTCGTCGCCGCCCTGGACGTAAGCCCGTCTGCCGCAGCAGCTCCCGTGGTATCCGCTCTTGCGGCACAGGTCGCAGCCACAGCCGGGTACTCGCGGGTTCTCCGAGTAACCGGCAGGCGGACAAGGACTCCCATCATCCTCGTCGTCGGTCTTCAACTCGCAGCAGCACGGGTCGAGAGGATTCTGCGGGGTTCGGAGGAAATTAGCTTTTCTTTGCAATCCGACTGATTCGGAGGTGTATTTTTAGCCCATTGTGTCACACGCTGTACTTTTTCCCCCTGAATCATCGCGAATGGAATCGTGCGACGATCTATCGCACCTGTTCCTTGATGAAGCAGATATTCTCTGCAGGCGGCGAGTCAGTTGCGCCGTCCTGATAAGACTGTTGTGGCTCGGGCTCTTTATCCTCGGAAGGCTCGTCATTTTTTACGGCCTTTGATTCATCCGGCTTGGCTCGTTTCCCCTCGCTGGCTTTGGCGCGTTCCGGGGGCTCCTTCGGCTTCGAGTCGAAGAGACCGGCTACGAAGGACTTCTGTCCCGGTTTGCAGGGATTGCTGACCTCCTTGCTGAAGCTCGAGTTCACTTAGAGGAGGTTATATGGCTCGTAGGTTAGATCGGCAAAGGTTCAGCTGATGGGAGCTGGACGATCGGTTACCGCAGGTGTAGAATCGGCCGAAGAAGCTGGACTGGTCGTCGTCCATCGTACAGGTGATCGGCTTGACCGAGTTTCGCGGGCTACTTTGAAATTTGGGAGGCGGAAAGGTGCTTGTTGTCGCGAGAGAGGGTTGGAAAATTTCGACGACGGATTGACGATCGCTGTCTTATACGTACACATCTGTGTTATATTGCGAGTTTACGATCGAGCTCAACAggaaaatcgatttttatttactccGTGCATACAATTAGCGTATATTAATAAGCTTTAAACACGCCAGTTACGGCCGCTTTAAGAACCGATCTTTATCTACGAATAATCGGCAGTAGTGAGCACGTTAAGACAAGCACTAAAGGAATCCCGTAAAAACCCAACCAGCGGAgcgagaaaacaaaaaaacgcACTGGAGAAATTTCGGCTTCCCCGCATCAAAACAAATCGTGACTAGACACCGCCGGCTTGTTTGCCTCGTCTCGTACCCACGGGAGCTTCCGATAAAAATTTCGTAGGACATGCTCCGCTACCGGCTAATGACGATGTCACACTCCGATAGGATCGATTTGCGGCCCGACTGCTCCTCTCGACAATCGCCTGTGGAGCGGGATCTTCTGACGAGTCTATTATGCTCAGGCGTCGCTCGacggattttttaaattgcacTCGTCGAATCTCTCgttttcacacacacacacacacacacattttaTTGTAGCCTACACGTGCGGTAACCTCAGCTCAAGGAGAACGATTATATACGAGCGCGAAGTTTACTGTATAAAGCGAGCCGATCTTGACTCCAGATACGGCGTTCTGCGATTGTGCAGTAGTCGTGACACGGATTTTTCGAAAGCACTTTTCCGGTCGAAAAGCCGCGTCGTTCGTTAgtcgagagagctgcgcgtcGGTATTGGAAAATTCGGAAAAAACGTCGGCGAACTAGGATACCGCGGGTTTTATGTGTACTTGAAAATTCGGAAGAGTCGTTTACCTACTTCCGAAGATATTGCGATCGGAGAATTGGAAACGAGATGAATTCGTTTTGTCTCTCGACTTCCGCTCGTCGTTTTGTCCCGCTAATAATGGCCGTACCCTTTTACTTCTTGCTCGCCGCGGCGAAACATTGTCAAAGTGCGTGTCTGCAGCCGAGAATCTGGGTTAAAAGGTATATCGAATAGACAAGATGAGAAAAAGAGGgacggcgactttttctcgcGAAAAACGAGCCGATTGAAAAAGCTTCGCATGTTTGCTGAAACATGAGGTACTTTTTCAATTCTCCTCACCGCAATCAGGCCAGCGATAAAAATGCTTTATTGCGCTTATCGAAGCAACCGATCTTTCGACTCGCGaacacgtatatacacacggATTATGAGTCGCGGAAAAGCATGAAAAATTTCCTGGCAAAGGAAAAACTCTCGAGCCAAATAACCGTGGAAGATTAAAGGAAAACAGGTCACAGCAAAAGTGGAATCCCCCCTTTTATGCATCCGAACAGTAAAAccgcgcggagaaaaaagagcaCAAAGATCGTCTCATCTCGCAGAAGGAGGTTAAAAGAGTGCACGCCTACTCTGGTCCCTTTTTTACGCTTCTGCGCAGGCCGTTAGGGCGGAAAACGCGCGATTTCTCGCGATCGTCATCATCACGCAACTATTAGCGCCGGGCCGTTAGAGCATCCCCCCACCGATGGGAGCCGGAGCCGAGTCCTCTTAAAGGATCGAGGACCATCCTTCGATGAGCATTTGTCGCGAGCTCGTTGTTCCTCTTCGTTTGTTTGTCCTCCTCGTCACCGCGTCGCAGGTGTTGTCTCGCGTGGGGTTTTTCGAAGCGTCATACTACTATTCGCgtgtgttgttgttgttgttgttgttgttgtcgcgTGTTGGGAAGACCACAAGGAAGAGCTGGCTTTTTTCTCGGTTCATGGGTAACAGGAGAGATGACGTTCAAGGTAAGGCGAGAGGTTTGACTTTGAGAGCTCGGAGAGATAAACTAATTGATTATTGCGGGCGGACTGTGTATCTTTTGCTCGGATCAATGACTCGACCTTAGCATCGATTTTTTGCCGCGCTTTCTACTAGATTGCAGAGTATGTATTGTCCACTGGTTATCCTCAATATTATACAGTGTGACTATTCGAATGAGTCCAGAGGATGAATTATAGTTTCGAAAAACTCCAGCTTCGAAAATACACGACGATCCCGCCGTATATTAACAAAACAAACACACGTTGCGCAACGTCGGGCGAGTTTCTCCGCTCGCGTTTGCGTCACGCATAATCGATCGGGCTTATGATAATACGCGCTGTAGCGAGATGAATCGGTGTCAGCGCGGGTTTTCCGTGGGAATTACGGCGACGCGATTCGCTTCGATTCGCGCGGTCGATTAGTCACCGTCGCTGTTATCGAATAGCTTAGCGTAGTGCCGTtcgtttttaataaatttatgctTTGTTGCAAATCTTACAGGGCACAATAACATCGTTTCCAAAACATTTGCTGTCGGCCTTGCTCCTCCTGGCGTTCAGCGAGATCTCGCACGCGCACGTGCTGGAAAAGCCGGCGAACGGCACGAGACTCTCCGAGACTGAGGACTTTGGGATTCCCCAGCGCATAAGCAATGCCAGCGCGGAATCCAGAGCACCGAAGCTGCTCTCGAGGTTCGACGCTTCGCGAAAGGTAAGTGGGCTTGTTATGAGAGTGAGGCACGAGATGGGAGAGTAAAAAACTCGCGTGACACGAAGATACAGGTCGACCCGTACACCGGCAACTGGAACGTCAGCAGCAACGGCAATTACAGCAGCATCCGAGCGCACTCGCCGAATCTCAATCGCACGGAGATGAGGAACTCGACTCTCCTCGACGCCTTCCTCAACAGGCGATCAAATTCCCAGCAGAAGTATCCCAACGGTCAGTACGCGGTCTTGAAAGCGGAAAGCGGCCATCAGCAGGAGAAGCGCAAGTCCTACGCTACCAGCGAGGACTACGAGCACCAGGTCCACAACGTCGCCACCGGTGAGCGCGTCGAATCGGCTACTATCTGCGTGATAAGAATGATGATCTTTGACCCTGTAATGTCGCACACTCCAGAGTACTTCCCGCCGCAAACGCAGGAATACGACGAGAGCTACAACACGATCCCCGAGGACATGAACACGGGCTACGAGGTGCCGGTCACTCCCGGCTACGAGCCCTGGCGCGTCTCCTACGTGCCCCACGACCCGGGCTACTTTGGTCCACCCATTCCCGTTGGCGAACCTCCGGTGCACCGAGACCCGCCCAGCACGATCGGTAGGTTCATCTTTTATTCGTTATTACCAAAATCGAGCTTCTCATACCTCGTTCTCTGCAGCAGGCACGCGCGAGTGCAACtgcccgacgacgacgcgctCCTACGAGTGCGACAACCCCTCCGGCAACTTCCTCGCCCTGCTCTCGGCTCTGGGCCAGAACCTCTGGGCCCTCGTCTCGCTCATCGCCACCAGCAGCGTACCCTTCCTCATCCCGCTCCTCGCGCTCAAGATGATCATCGTCCCGCTCAAGATCCTCAAGTTCCTCAAGCTCGTCAAGCTCTTCCTCAAGCTCTTCATCATCCTGCCGTTCTTCGTCCGCGTCGTCTACCCGGCCCTCACCAACTCCTTCAACCTGCAGAGCTTCCTCTTCCAGAAGATACAGGACGTCTTCCCGGACGACAATTCGCACCATCCGCCGCATCCGCACGACGCGGAGAGCCGACAGGCCGACGACGGCAAGAACGCGTCGGCGGCTTTCGCGAGGGACGACGGGCTGCTGCTCGACGACGCCAGTGTCTGGGACCTGAGGCAGTGTCCCAGCCGGGTGGCTTGCGAGATCGGAGCCTTCCTGGCCGGGGCAGGCAGGGCCAGCTTGTTTCCCCAGAATCTGGACAACTATCTGGCCGGGAGGGCGGACAGGGCCATGAGGGGGGTGAGGCCAAGGAGTAAGAAGGACGAGGGCGGccacgaggaggaggaggaggaggaggaggaggaggaggaagaccAGAGGAACCAGGCTTTCAAGGCTTTTCTTGTTGCCCTCGGCAAGAAGTGGAGCCAGGAGCAGTGTCAGGTTTACAGTTGCGCGGTCTTGttttgattgaaaattcaattttggCTCCTTACCTTTGGCTATATAGACGAGATTTAAGACTGTCGAGATAAGAATCTTGGAGGCGTATGTACTAACGTTGATAACAAGAGGAACGACTATAACGACATTGAGCGGAACAATTCGAGTTGAAGTAATGCGGTTCTGTGTACAATTTAAATCGATAAGATCAAAAACATCGGATTACTCGCATAGCTTCCGTATTTGATACAAGAGAAAAACAATTACCATTTCGAGCGCCGtgtttttgaatataattatACTAGTCAGTTATAAATTGATCATTGTTGCTTGACGATcctttgtttatttatttgacaAAAGCAAAAAGTGTGGCAAAATATTCGAGTACCAAAACGATGTATGTACGATTCACGTTGTAGATtatggtttaaaaaatattgtaacttgaattcaattttaataccgaacgtttttttattctatttttctgaaaaaataaacgaaaaagaaataaattacACGTTACAAATTTCCATATTACTATAAGTGCAAACAGCTTTCTGTACTTCCTGTGCGCGTCATTGAACTCGATGAATGCTTTTCGACAAACCGTAGTTCATTTTAACCGTTCGTCTGTAGTACCGTTAAAATTTCCACAGTCTATGATCATCTCAGTCATCTGGtttgaaaaatgaataatataCAATGGTCAGAGCCCGTATGGGTCTGTGCATCCGTTTAGCTTATACGCAGGCCGATATCAAAGGATTGTTTTTCTCACAAGGTATGAGGGTTTCATCGTAAAGTTCACGGTGTTGAGGAagaattttctattttattccaaaaaatatatgcttTGAACTCAATATTTACGcgaaatatactataatatagGATATTGACAATCACATTTACTTCGGATggcaaatataaaaaataagtataattataaattattatttgcacaGAGTTACGATCTATATATATGATCACGAATATTGTCAATTCATTGGATTGTACACATGGCCACTGAATAAGGCCACTCCTTTCCATACAATCTTGTAAAAAAATGGCTTATAAACTCGATCGGAGGTGGTTTCGTCGGTACACTGGAGCCGCCAAACGACATCCTCAGCAGCTGCTTCACTGCCTTCCTCGTTTACCTTGATTAATGCTTTCTGAACATTTGCGTCATTCGCGTAACATTTTCAAAGCTCTAAAATGGAAAAAAGTCAATAAAGTATTCGTCTATACTGTAATTTATTGAATgaagattaaaaaatgaaagaaacaAGTACTCGCACGTTCAAAGTATCGATAAAAACTTGGAATTCTCGACAAGCTGCTTCGTCGCTGTCCGGCAGCTGGAGAGCTTTCTTCATTTCAGCTTTATTGTTTGTATCAGCAGCGCCATAGCCAAAACTACGTGCGCACTTAATGACGAGCTAACAAAATTAGCGTCGTGGAACCTGTCGGCCACGTtctaaaacaattttaaatgtGACTTAACGCGTATTTTTGAACTTAAATTGAACTTACCTTATGGAAATCTGTATGGTAAAAGACTGCGCGCTCTTTCTCACGTTTGGGCACTCATCCTTAAATGTCAAACGACGATTACTCGGAGACGAGCCAAACGAGCCGAATGTGATATTCATGTTTATGTTGTTTATATAACGCAGAGCATAAACcgctttttcttcgctaaaACCACAACGCGCCCCGTGCAAAACTGCGCCGGCCTATACTACGCCAGAGATTTTATATGGCTGGGTAATACGAGTTGGGGGTAGCGCGAAGTGGAGCAACAAGCGGGCAACCTCTGCGCAGGTGCAAGAGTTTAGGCTTGTGAAGGAAAATTATTGTGCTGGATTCATTTTCAGAAAACACTTGtgtttaatcatttttttcaggACAATAGATTTTATATAGAATTCAATGCTTTCAGCTTACAAATATACCTTTTGATGGACTTTCATTGATTACCCATAAAATTGCAATCGTTTTTCATAAAACACGCTTCGTGAGTATTGACAAATATTGCGTTGCATTGCCCAAATTTTCCTTTTGTTACGAAATATCGCAGggcttaaaaaatatttgctgATTGCGAATGCTCAAGTAAAACGGCATTTGAGCTGTTCAATGCGCttatttattcttatataaaaatagaatgtGCTTTTACAGCGGGTTTTTCACATGACCGCTGAAAATGGTCTGGTTTTTGCATACGATTTTGAAGATGAAAGCTCTGGCCACGCTGAAATTTTTCGCTAGTCCTGCTGAACACGCCCACGAGgaaaaatctaaaatgaaattttgtgAACAACTTAGGATTGGCGACATTTTACAAAAAGAAGTTTTGAAATTTCACTCAGTTTTTAAGCTTTTAAGAAAGAAATGTAAGGCACGCattaatcataataaattgAGTGTTGCGAGTGATATAATAAACAGAAAATGGataggaaaataaaaaaggattTAATATTCAGTAATGCACGTAGTaaatgaacaatttttttttcttgtataaatatactttatttatCATAATGCAGTCAAACATACGTTTTTAACGTACaaaatacaaatacaaatatcTTTCACattgatacaaaataaaatattttcgcttCGTTACACAATAGAAAAGGCGCTAGAAATTTATGATGCTTGGCGAAAACATAAATTATTTGAGGGGGTTGGCAACGCGACCACTGAATATAGTGCTATCTTTGCAAACAATCTGGTAGAGGTATGGCTTATCCACGTTCAGAACTATCGGAGGTGGGGGCATCATGTAGGTCATCATACTAAtacctaaattaaaaattcattcaattgaaaatatatatattttttttcgttgaaagagtaaaataatattttttgaaaagctTTCGTATGTACTATCGCAATTACAAATAATGGTATGGCCTATCACAGATGATTGAATCATATTGACGTTCAAGCTGCGATTGATGGATTCGTTACGCGGCCGGAAAAAAGAACATGGTTCTTGTACACAATCTTGTAAAAGAATGATTTGTCCACGTTAAATCTCTGCGGCGGTGGTGGTAATGAGCACAACATTATCATCGCTCCTACAAAATTAGATAAAGGAATTTAATTGCATAAATTTAACGATTGCGTTCATTATTTTTGGTTTAAAATGACTGGTTCAAAGTGTCgacaatattgatcaattgaAGAATATTACTTTATATTAAAAAGTAGAGAAACTAGATTCGTTTGAATGGTAGCATAAAAATACGTTATTATATTgacaaatttaataaaacgaACATCATCATTTATTTAAGAGGGTAGACTACATGGCCGCTAAATAGCACGCTGGATTTGTATACAATCTTGTAAATGAATGGTCTGTCAATCGTAAGCTTCTGCTCTTCACACAGCGTATCCATCATATCCATCATAATAGCTAAAACAGCATCATTTTCGTATAAGTTTAAAACTCATTATAGAATCCAAATTTTtgtaagaaaagaaaattatacttaaaaataaaaagcatcTCACTTCTATAACAGTCTTATTTCAAACACGCATTATTAAAGCTTTataacatattttcaattttgaataatcGAGTGTTGAGcagaatatatttttattctaaagGTTTAACAACGTGACCACTGAATAACGGGATGCCTTTATAAACTATCTTGTAAAAAAATGGCCTATCCACGGTCAATTTGTGTGGTGGTTGAGGAGGCATCATCGCGCAGCACCGTACCATCATAACagctataataaaatatttttcagtattattatcCTGAATTATCTCTAAGTTGTTTTAAGTAGGAAATTACAATTGGATTTCGATTCTAAAGGGTTGCCTTTCTCAACAATCTTGTATACAAATTGCTCACATATCCTATTGTAAGGAACATATATCATAGTTAAGCATCCTATATTAATTACCAAAAAGCATGAAATGgtgatttaaaatatttattggaGCGGATTAACAACGTGGCCACTGAACAAAGGTTTGCCCTGGTAAACGATCTTGTAAACAAATGGCTTGTCCACATTCAATACAATTGGAGGTGTAAGATCAAACGAAGCGCACTTGAGCACCATTCGTACGTCTagaatcaaatatttattttatgagCTTTTGCCTTTTAATCTCGAAATTTAGAAGACGCGTGAGAAAACTGACTAAATTAAACGTGGACGgcttttaaatttatacaagaTCGAATATGCCCAACAAAAAAtaccaatataattttttaaaatcgtaTATTTCTCGTTATCAAATATAGAATCATTAATCAATAAGCAATCAACAACTTTGCTATGGCGccaatgtaaaaaaaaaacattacgCGTAAGCTGCCACATTATACGTCATTAAATAATACATATTATGTTCAGGTACATCAAGccatgaaaaatgaaacatgAAACATGAAACATGAAATGAAAGCGATCTATCATAAGACACAAGcttctttttaatatttcggCTCGGCAACGTGTCCGGAGAACAGCGTGACTTTACTTCCGGTATCTACAATTTGATACAAAAACGGCCGGTCCACCTGCAGATCGATCGGGGGTGGCGGTAAACAACGCTTCTTTAGCCTCATATCTAAAGTATGAAAAAATCACGTTTTATACTCGACGCAGAAACAGAACAAAGGCAAAGCCACAAACATTGTAGTATTAGGCAGAAGAGAATGAGGAGCAAGTATGATtaagtaataaaaaagtataggGCAAGATGCGTTCGACACTTATGACCGATCACAAACAAATAGCGATAGTCTGATGCTTACCTgtaactgctgctgcttcacTGCCTTCCTCATTAACCTCGATGAAGGCCTTCTGCAGTACCTTGCTGACCTTCAGAGATTCACTAGCTATGCCACTGAAATCGGCTTTATCGGTGAACATCGTTGACATTCCCAGCTACAAGAGTTCATTTTAAGATAAAAACCATAAAATAACAGCACGTATAAATTTAAGACAAAAAATCTACCTCATCGAGATGCTGGTTCAAATCTATGGTGGTCTCGATTTTGAATTTCGGCAGCGCCAAATTGATTTCGCGCTTGTAGCGCTTGAGGTCGTGCTCGTCAATTTGAATCTTCTCAAGATTGTCCTCGACTTGCTTCAGTCCGTCGATCTCTTTAGGAACTATGATCACCAGCGCCAAGTCTTCGTTCTCGTACGGAAGAGCTACGACTTCGGCGTTCAATTCCTTCAGATCCTtgtaaaagaattttttgGTGATGTGCATCGTTGGGACATCGACCGTCGTCGTCTTGTTGACGTGGAAGGGCTTGGGCTCCGTCGCCTCTTCGTGGAACTTGTGCAACCACTTGCCCTTGAAGTACACGGCGTTGAGGAGGATCATCCGCGTGTCCGAGGTGACGTCACCTGGGCGACAAAGACATTTTATTTCGCGCGTTACGCACGgtaaagaaaaataacgaACGATTTTTATAATAGGAAATATCTATCTGTATACCTTCGGTGAGAAGATCCTTGATTTTGCCATTGGTCTTCTCGACGCACCAATTGTTCACTTCGTCGGCCGATTCCTTGGCTTTGCTGAAGTCCAACTTGCTGCATTCCGAATGGAAGTGTTTGCCGGTGATTTCCAGGAATCGGTCCTTGATCTTAAGATCGCTGGCGCCGTAGATTTTGTTCGCTATTTTGAGGATGACGTCTGGCACGTTCTACGTTgagcaataaaaataattgagtTAATTCATGTTGAAAAATTGTTAAGGTCCGTGATGACACATCGCACACGTGATAATATGATCGAGGAATTTTTTAcgagaatttaaaaataaaagatgaCTGACGATCAATACGTTTGAAATGCCGGTCAAGTGTGTTACCGATTTGTCTGTTGTTACGTGCCTATCTATACTCGGGGCGTATCGGCTTATCACCGGATGCATTACCGCCAGCTTTTACAGTTTTAATTACGAAATGTGTCACACCGTGCCAAATAAGGTATTTTTTTGCTGGCTTCTCGAAACGTAATCATatctataattataaaactaCGAACGTATATATCGAATACAATCTCCTACTTCACTCGAATACTGTAATTCAACGTAAAAGTATTGAGCACTCGACTGCACATAGCAGCGCGAAAAATCGTGCCGGATTCTCGGAAAACGAAGAATTTTTCTAATCTCTCCATCGATTACAAGAGCAAACAGCCTGCCTTATCGATCTACACACCGTAAGTCCCTTCTATCTATAACGAAAAGCCGATCGTCCGCGGTTATATCGCATCCATGAGTCATA
This genomic interval carries:
- the LOC103315332 gene encoding uncharacterized protein LOC103315332 isoform X1 — translated: MTFKGTITSFPKHLLSALLLLAFSEISHAHVLEKPANGTRLSETEDFGIPQRISNASAESRAPKLLSRFDASRKIQVDPYTGNWNVSSNGNYSSIRAHSPNLNRTEMRNSTLLDAFLNRRSNSQQKYPNGQYAVLKAESGHQQEKRKSYATSEDYEHQVHNVATEYFPPQTQEYDESYNTIPEDMNTGYEVPVTPGYEPWRVSYVPHDPGYFGPPIPVGEPPVHRDPPSTIAGTRECNCPTTTRSYECDNPSGNFLALLSALGQNLWALVSLIATSSVPFLIPLLALKMIIVPLKILKFLKLVKLFLKLFIILPFFVRVVYPALTNSFNLQSFLFQKIQDVFPDDNSHHPPHPHDAESRQADDGKNASAAFARDDGLLLDDASVWDLRQCPSRVACEIGAFLAGAGRASLFPQNLDNYLAGRADRAMRGVRPRSKKDEGGHEEEEEEEEEEEEDQRNQAFKAFLVALGKKWSQEQCQVYSCAVLF
- the LOC103315331 gene encoding uncharacterized protein LOC103315331 isoform X1 — its product is MDDDQSSFFGRFYTCVNSSFSKEVSNPCKPGQKSFVAGLFDSKPKEPPERAKASEGKRAKPDESKAVKNDEPSEDKEPEPQQSYQDGATDSPPAENICFIKEQNPLDPCCCELKTDDEDDGSPCPPAGYSENPRVPGCGCDLCRKSGYHGSCCGRRAYVQGGDEEPPRFEQA
- the LOC103315332 gene encoding uncharacterized protein LOC103315332 isoform X2; amino-acid sequence: MTFKGTITSFPKHLLSALLLLAFSEISHAHVLEKPANGTRLSETEDFGIPQRISNASAESRAPKLLSRFDASRKVDPYTGNWNVSSNGNYSSIRAHSPNLNRTEMRNSTLLDAFLNRRSNSQQKYPNGQYAVLKAESGHQQEKRKSYATSEDYEHQVHNVATEYFPPQTQEYDESYNTIPEDMNTGYEVPVTPGYEPWRVSYVPHDPGYFGPPIPVGEPPVHRDPPSTIAGTRECNCPTTTRSYECDNPSGNFLALLSALGQNLWALVSLIATSSVPFLIPLLALKMIIVPLKILKFLKLVKLFLKLFIILPFFVRVVYPALTNSFNLQSFLFQKIQDVFPDDNSHHPPHPHDAESRQADDGKNASAAFARDDGLLLDDASVWDLRQCPSRVACEIGAFLAGAGRASLFPQNLDNYLAGRADRAMRGVRPRSKKDEGGHEEEEEEEEEEEEDQRNQAFKAFLVALGKKWSQEQCQVYSCAVLF
- the LOC103315331 gene encoding uncharacterized protein LOC103315331 isoform X2, producing the protein MDDDQSSFFGRFYTCVNSSFSKEVSNPCKPGQKSFVAGLFDSKPKEPPERAKASEGKRAKPDESKAVKNDEPSEDKEPEPQQSYQDGATDSPPAENICFIKEQNPLDPCCCELKTDDEDDGSPCPPAGYSENPRVPGCGCDLCRKSGYHGSCCGRRAYVQGGDEEPPR